One window of Enterobacter sp. RHBSTW-00175 genomic DNA carries:
- a CDS encoding DUF2756 family protein: MKRLLILAALLPFAALAQPLNTMNNPNQPGYVIPSQQRMQTEMMGQQQQQKGMLNQQLKTQTQLQQQSLQNQMNANTQRIQQGQVREQPLPNQNGGMLGGGTTQSSGQQHMLPSQSNGSMLNNPQN; the protein is encoded by the coding sequence ATGAAACGATTACTGATCCTGGCCGCATTGTTACCTTTTGCTGCACTTGCACAGCCACTCAACACCATGAATAACCCGAACCAACCGGGCTATGTCATTCCGAGCCAGCAACGTATGCAAACGGAAATGATGGGCCAACAGCAGCAACAAAAAGGGATGCTCAACCAGCAGTTGAAAACGCAAACCCAACTCCAGCAGCAGAGCCTGCAAAATCAAATGAATGCCAATACTCAACGCATTCAGCAGGGTCAGGTACGTGAACAACCGCTGCCAAATCAAAACGGCGGCATGTTAGGCGGGGGAACAACGCAGAGTAGCGGACAGCAGCATATGCTGCCGTCGCAGTCGAATGGCAGTATGCTTAATAATCCGCAGAATTAA
- the ugpQ gene encoding glycerophosphodiester phosphodiesterase, whose product MSNWPYPHIVAHRGGGKLAPENTLAAIDTGARYGHTMIEFDAKLSKDGEIFLLHDDNLERTSNGWGVAGELPWRDLLKVDAGSWFSGEFKGEPLPLLAEVADRCRQHGMMANIEIKPTTGTGPITGKVIALAARELWEGMTAPLLSSFEIDALEAAQAAVPELPRGLLLDEWREDWHALTTRLACVSIHLNHKLLDEARVKMLKAAGLHILVYTVNKPQRAAELLRWGVDSICTDAIDQIGPAFNSADY is encoded by the coding sequence ATGAGTAACTGGCCTTATCCCCACATCGTCGCCCACCGTGGCGGCGGTAAACTGGCGCCGGAAAACACCCTGGCTGCCATCGACACCGGTGCGCGTTATGGTCACACGATGATCGAATTCGACGCCAAGCTGTCGAAAGACGGCGAAATTTTTCTGCTGCACGATGACAACCTTGAACGCACCAGCAACGGCTGGGGTGTCGCGGGTGAGCTGCCGTGGCGCGACCTGCTGAAAGTGGATGCCGGAAGCTGGTTCAGCGGCGAATTCAAAGGCGAACCACTGCCGCTGCTGGCGGAAGTGGCCGACCGCTGTCGTCAACACGGGATGATGGCCAACATTGAGATCAAACCGACCACCGGCACCGGGCCGATAACCGGCAAGGTGATTGCCCTGGCCGCACGCGAACTGTGGGAAGGGATGACCGCGCCGTTACTCTCGTCGTTTGAAATTGACGCGCTGGAAGCGGCTCAGGCGGCAGTACCGGAACTGCCGCGCGGGTTACTGCTGGATGAGTGGCGTGAAGACTGGCACGCGCTAACCACGCGTTTAGCCTGCGTGTCGATTCACCTGAACCACAAGCTGCTGGATGAAGCGCGGGTGAAGATGTTAAAAGCGGCGGGGCTGCATATTCTGGTCTACACCGTCAACAAACCCCAGCGTGCAGCCGAACTGCTGCGCTGGGGGGTGGATAGCATCTGCACTGACGCCATTGACCAGATTGGCCCGGCTTTTAATTCTGCGGATTATTAA
- a CDS encoding sn-glycerol-3-phosphate import ATP-binding protein UgpC produces the protein MAGLKLQAVTKSWDGKTQVIQPLTLDVADGEFIVMVGPSGCGKSTLLRMVAGLERVTSGDIWIDRQRVTEMEPKDRGIAMVFQNYALYPHMSVEENMAWGLKIRGMGKSHIDERVKEAARILELDGLLKRRPRELSGGQRQRVAMGRAIVRDPAVFLFDEPLSNLDAKLRVQMRLELQQLHRRLKTTSLYVTHDQVEAMTLAQRVMVMNKGIAEQIGTPVEVYEKPATRFVASFIGSPAMNLLEGRISSAGTHFELESGMALPVNWYYRGYAGRKMTLGIRPEHIGLTSQAEGGVPLVMDTLEMLGADNLAHGRWGEQKLVVRLAHQERPKAGSTLWLHLPENHLHLFDGETGQRI, from the coding sequence ATGGCAGGTTTAAAACTTCAGGCAGTAACCAAAAGCTGGGACGGCAAAACCCAGGTCATTCAGCCGTTAACGCTCGACGTAGCGGACGGAGAATTTATCGTGATGGTTGGCCCGTCAGGCTGCGGCAAATCGACGCTGCTGCGCATGGTGGCGGGGCTTGAGCGCGTGACATCCGGCGATATCTGGATTGACCGCCAGCGCGTCACCGAAATGGAGCCAAAAGACCGCGGTATCGCGATGGTGTTCCAGAACTATGCGCTTTATCCGCACATGAGCGTGGAAGAGAACATGGCCTGGGGGCTGAAAATCCGCGGTATGGGTAAAAGCCATATCGATGAGCGCGTCAAAGAAGCGGCCCGTATTCTGGAGCTGGACGGCCTTCTCAAACGCCGCCCGCGCGAGCTTTCCGGTGGCCAGCGTCAGCGCGTGGCAATGGGCCGCGCTATCGTGCGTGACCCGGCGGTGTTCCTGTTCGATGAACCGCTCTCAAACCTGGATGCCAAGCTGCGTGTGCAGATGCGCCTTGAGTTGCAACAGTTGCACCGTCGTCTTAAAACGACATCCCTGTACGTGACCCACGACCAGGTCGAAGCGATGACGCTTGCCCAGCGCGTGATGGTGATGAATAAAGGGATCGCCGAGCAGATTGGCACCCCGGTTGAAGTGTACGAAAAACCGGCCACCCGCTTTGTGGCGAGCTTTATCGGCAGCCCGGCAATGAACCTGCTGGAAGGGCGTATCAGCAGCGCGGGTACCCATTTTGAGCTGGAAAGCGGTATGGCTTTGCCGGTCAACTGGTACTATCGTGGCTACGCCGGGCGTAAAATGACGCTCGGGATCCGCCCGGAGCATATTGGCTTGACCTCTCAGGCGGAAGGCGGCGTGCCGCTGGTGATGGACACGCTGGAGATGCTGGGTGCAGACAACCTGGCGCACGGACGTTGGGGCGAGCAAAAACTGGTGGTGCGTCTGGCACATCAGGAACGCCCTAAAGCAGGCAGCACGCTGTGGCTACATCTGCCGGAAAATCACCTGCACTTATTTGACGGTGAAACAGGACAACGCATATGA
- the ugpE gene encoding sn-glycerol-3-phosphate ABC transporter permease UgpE translates to MIENRRGLTIFSHTMLILGIIVILFPLYVAFVAATLDTKAVFDTPMTLIPGGHLFENMKTIWTQGVGANSAPFWLMMLNSFIMAFGITVGKITVSMLSAFAIVWFRFPLRNLFFWMIFITLMLPVEVRIFPTVEVIANLKMLDSYAGLTLPLMASATATFLFRQFFMTLPDELIEAARIDGASPMRFFRDIVLPLSKTNLAALFVITFIYGWNQYLWPLLIIQDVNLGTAVAGIKGMIATGEGTTLWNQVMAAMLLTLIPPVVIVLAMQRAFVRGLVDSEK, encoded by the coding sequence ATGATTGAGAACCGTCGCGGGCTGACGATTTTCAGCCATACCATGCTCATTCTGGGCATCATCGTCATTCTGTTCCCGCTGTACGTGGCTTTTGTTGCCGCCACGCTTGATACCAAAGCGGTGTTCGACACCCCCATGACGCTGATCCCGGGCGGGCATCTGTTCGAGAACATGAAAACCATCTGGACCCAGGGCGTGGGCGCCAACAGCGCACCGTTCTGGCTGATGATGCTTAACAGCTTCATCATGGCGTTCGGCATTACGGTCGGCAAAATCACGGTGTCGATGCTCTCGGCTTTCGCCATCGTCTGGTTCCGCTTTCCGCTGCGTAACCTGTTCTTCTGGATGATCTTCATCACCCTGATGCTGCCGGTGGAAGTGCGTATTTTCCCAACGGTGGAAGTGATCGCCAACCTCAAGATGCTGGACAGTTACGCGGGCTTAACCCTGCCGCTGATGGCCTCGGCGACCGCCACCTTCCTGTTCCGCCAGTTCTTTATGACCCTGCCGGACGAACTGATTGAAGCCGCGCGTATCGACGGCGCTTCACCGATGCGCTTCTTCCGCGACATCGTGCTGCCGCTGTCGAAAACCAACCTCGCGGCGCTGTTTGTGATCACCTTTATCTACGGCTGGAACCAGTATCTTTGGCCGCTGCTGATTATCCAGGACGTCAACCTCGGCACCGCCGTGGCGGGCATCAAAGGCATGATCGCCACCGGCGAAGGCACCACCCTCTGGAACCAGGTGATGGCGGCGATGCTGCTCACCCTTATCCCACCCGTAGTCATTGTTTTAGCCATGCAGCGTGCGTTTGTCCGCGGCCTGGTCGATAGCGAGAAATAA
- the ugpA gene encoding sn-glycerol-3-phosphate ABC transporter permease UgpA encodes MSSSRPVFRSRWLPYLLVAPQLVITVIFFIWPAGEALWYSVQSVDPFGLSSQFVGLDNFAALWHDSYYIDAFWTTIKFSTLVTVSGLVASLFFAALVDYVVRGSRIYQTLMLLPYAVAPAVAAVLWIFLFNPGRGLITHFLAEFGYDWNHAQNSGQAMFLVVFASVWKQISYNFLFFFAALQSIPRSLVEAAAIDGAGPIRRFFKLALPLIAPVSFFLLVVNLVYAFFDTFPVIDAATAGGPVQATTTLIYKIYREGFAGLDLSASAAQSVVLMFLVIILTVVQFRYVESKVRYQ; translated from the coding sequence ATGTCATCATCCCGTCCGGTGTTCCGTTCGCGCTGGCTGCCGTATCTGCTGGTCGCGCCGCAACTGGTCATCACCGTCATCTTCTTTATCTGGCCTGCGGGCGAAGCGCTGTGGTACTCGGTGCAAAGCGTTGATCCATTTGGTCTTTCCAGCCAGTTCGTTGGCCTGGATAACTTCGCAGCCCTGTGGCATGACAGCTACTATATCGACGCCTTCTGGACGACGATCAAATTCAGCACCCTGGTGACCGTGAGCGGCCTTGTCGCCTCGCTGTTCTTTGCCGCGCTGGTGGATTATGTGGTGCGTGGCAGCCGTATTTATCAGACGTTAATGCTGCTGCCATACGCTGTTGCGCCTGCCGTCGCCGCCGTGCTGTGGATCTTCCTGTTTAACCCGGGGCGCGGGCTGATTACCCATTTTCTGGCGGAGTTTGGCTACGACTGGAACCACGCGCAGAACAGTGGCCAGGCGATGTTTCTGGTGGTGTTCGCCTCTGTATGGAAGCAGATCAGCTATAACTTCCTGTTCTTCTTTGCCGCGCTGCAATCCATTCCGCGCTCGCTGGTTGAGGCGGCCGCGATTGATGGCGCAGGCCCGATCCGTCGCTTCTTTAAGCTGGCGCTGCCGCTGATCGCCCCGGTGAGTTTCTTCCTGCTGGTGGTCAACCTGGTGTACGCCTTCTTCGACACCTTCCCGGTGATCGATGCCGCCACCGCCGGTGGCCCGGTGCAGGCGACCACCACGCTTATCTATAAGATCTACCGCGAAGGGTTTGCCGGCCTGGATCTCTCGGCCTCTGCCGCGCAGTCCGTCGTGCTGATGTTCCTTGTCATCATCCTTACGGTGGTGCAGTTCCGTTATGTCGAAAGTAAGGTGCGCTACCAATGA
- the ugpB gene encoding sn-glycerol-3-phosphate ABC transporter substrate-binding protein UgpB yields the protein MTSLRHTALGLAIGLAFATNAMAVTTIPFWHSMEGELGKEVDSLAQRFNDTHPDYKIVPVYKGNYEQSLSAGIAAFRTGNAPALLQVYEVGTATMMASKAIKPVYEVFKDAGIKFDESQFVPTVSGYYTDSKTGHLLSQPFNSSTPVLYYNKDAFKKAGLDSEQPPKTWQDLAEYTAKLKAAGMKCGYASGWQGWIQIENFSAWHGLPVATKNNGFDGTDAVLEFNKPEQVKHIALLEELNKKGDFSYFGRKDESTEKFYNGDCAITTASSGSLADIRHYAKFNYGVGMMPYDADVKGAPQNAIIGGASLWVMQGKDNGTYKGVAEFLDFLAKPENAAEWHQKTGYLPITKAAYDLTRQQGFYDKNPGADIATRQMLNKPPLPFTKGLRLGNMPQIRTIVDEELESVWTGKKTPQQALDSAVERGNQLLRRFEQSTKS from the coding sequence ATGACATCGTTACGACACACAGCTTTGGGTCTGGCAATTGGTCTGGCTTTTGCGACGAACGCAATGGCTGTCACCACCATTCCGTTCTGGCATTCCATGGAAGGGGAGTTGGGTAAAGAAGTTGACTCCCTGGCGCAACGTTTCAACGACACCCACCCGGATTACAAAATTGTGCCGGTGTACAAAGGTAACTACGAGCAGAGCCTGAGTGCGGGCATTGCTGCTTTCCGTACCGGCAACGCGCCTGCACTGTTACAGGTTTATGAAGTCGGCACCGCCACCATGATGGCTTCTAAAGCCATTAAACCGGTGTACGAAGTGTTCAAAGACGCGGGTATCAAGTTCGACGAATCCCAGTTCGTGCCGACCGTTTCCGGTTACTACACCGACTCCAAAACCGGCCACCTGCTGTCTCAGCCGTTTAACAGCTCCACCCCTGTTCTGTACTACAACAAAGACGCCTTCAAGAAAGCCGGTTTAGATTCAGAGCAGCCGCCAAAAACCTGGCAGGATCTGGCTGAGTACACCGCGAAGCTGAAAGCCGCGGGGATGAAGTGTGGTTATGCGAGTGGCTGGCAGGGCTGGATCCAGATTGAGAACTTCAGCGCCTGGCACGGCCTGCCGGTTGCCACCAAAAACAACGGTTTCGACGGCACTGACGCGGTACTGGAGTTCAACAAACCAGAGCAGGTGAAACACATCGCGCTGCTGGAAGAACTGAACAAGAAGGGCGATTTCAGCTACTTCGGCCGTAAAGACGAATCCACCGAGAAGTTCTACAACGGTGATTGCGCCATTACTACCGCCTCTTCCGGCTCGCTGGCGGATATCCGTCATTACGCCAAATTCAACTACGGCGTGGGCATGATGCCTTACGACGCTGACGTGAAAGGCGCACCGCAGAACGCCATCATCGGCGGGGCAAGCCTGTGGGTGATGCAAGGTAAAGACAACGGGACTTACAAAGGCGTTGCCGAGTTCCTGGATTTCCTGGCGAAGCCAGAAAATGCCGCCGAATGGCACCAGAAGACCGGCTACCTGCCAATCACCAAAGCCGCGTATGACCTGACCCGTCAGCAGGGCTTCTATGACAAGAACCCGGGTGCGGATATCGCCACGCGTCAGATGCTGAACAAGCCGCCATTGCCGTTCACGAAAGGTCTGCGTCTGGGCAATATGCCGCAGATCCGTACCATCGTCGATGAAGAGCTGGAAAGCGTGTGGACCGGCAAGAAAACGCCACAGCAGGCGCTGGATTCAGCGGTAGAACGTGGTAACCAGCTGCTGCGCCGCTTTGAGCAGTCGACCAAATCGTAA
- a CDS encoding IS481 family transposase: MESLMSWDARDTMSLRTEFVLFASQDGANIRSLCRRFGISPATGYKWLRRWAEEGASGLQDRPRIPHHSPNRSSDDITALLRMAHDRHERWGARKIKRWLEDQGHTMPAFSTVHNLMARHGLLPGTSPGIPATGRFEHDAPNRLWQMDFKGHFPFGGGRCHPLTLLDDHSRFSLCLAHCTDERRETVQQQLVSVFERYGLPDRMTMDNGSPWGDTTGTWTALELWLMRLGIRVGHSRPYHPQTQGKLERFHRSLKAEVLQGKWFASGGELQRAFDHWRTVYNLERPHEALDMAVPGSRYKPSERQYSGNTTPPEYDEGVMVRKVDISGKLSVKGVSLSAGKAFRGERVGLKEMQEDGSYEVWWYSTKVGVIDLKKKSITMGKGC; the protein is encoded by the coding sequence ATGGAGTCGCTTATGTCCTGGGATGCGAGAGATACCATGTCATTACGTACCGAGTTTGTTTTGTTCGCCTCGCAGGACGGGGCGAACATCCGTTCCCTCTGCCGTCGCTTCGGCATTTCACCTGCCACCGGCTATAAGTGGCTTCGCCGCTGGGCGGAGGAAGGGGCCTCCGGCCTTCAGGACCGCCCGCGCATACCGCACCATTCCCCGAACCGCTCATCTGACGACATCACTGCCCTGCTGCGTATGGCGCATGACCGCCATGAACGCTGGGGCGCACGCAAGATAAAGCGCTGGCTGGAAGACCAGGGGCACACCATGCCCGCCTTCAGCACCGTCCATAACCTCATGGCCCGTCACGGTCTGCTGCCGGGCACTTCACCGGGCATTCCCGCCACGGGACGGTTCGAACATGACGCGCCGAACCGCCTCTGGCAGATGGATTTTAAGGGCCACTTTCCCTTTGGAGGCGGCCGCTGCCATCCGCTCACCCTGCTGGACGACCACTCCCGATTTTCCCTGTGCCTGGCGCACTGTACCGATGAACGGCGCGAGACCGTGCAGCAGCAGCTGGTCAGCGTGTTTGAGCGCTACGGCCTGCCGGACCGGATGACGATGGACAACGGTTCTCCGTGGGGAGACACCACCGGCACCTGGACGGCGCTGGAGCTGTGGCTGATGCGTCTGGGTATCCGGGTGGGGCACTCCCGGCCGTATCATCCGCAGACGCAGGGTAAGCTGGAGCGTTTTCACCGGAGCCTGAAGGCAGAAGTGCTGCAGGGGAAGTGGTTCGCGAGCGGGGGCGAACTGCAGCGCGCCTTCGACCACTGGCGGACAGTCTATAACCTTGAACGCCCGCATGAGGCGCTGGATATGGCGGTACCGGGGTCGCGGTATAAGCCGTCAGAGCGGCAGTACAGCGGCAACACCACGCCCCCGGAATACGACGAGGGCGTGATGGTCAGGAAAGTGGATATCAGCGGAAAGCTGAGCGTGAAAGGGGTAAGTCTGAGCGCAGGCAAGGCGTTCAGGGGAGAACGGGTCGGGCTGAAGGAGATGCAGGAAGACGGCAGCTACGAGGTGTGGTGGTACAGCACGAAAGTGGGGGTGATCGACCTGAAGAAAAAGTCGATCACCATGGGTAAAGGATGTTAA
- the livF gene encoding high-affinity branched-chain amino acid ABC transporter ATP-binding protein LivF, giving the protein MEKAMLTFDNVSAHYGKIQALHDVSLHINQGEIVTLIGANGAGKTTLLGTLCGDPRATSGRIVFDGKDITDWQTAKIMREAVAIVPEGRRVFSRMTVEENLAMGGFFADRDQFQTRIKRVYELFPRLWERRIQRAGTMSGGEQQMLAIGRALMSQPRLLLLDEPSLGLAPIIIQQIFDTIEQLRKEGMTIFLVEQNANQALKLADRGYVLENGHVVLSDTGDALLANEAVRSAYLGG; this is encoded by the coding sequence ATGGAAAAAGCGATGTTAACGTTTGACAATGTAAGTGCCCACTACGGCAAGATTCAGGCGCTGCATGATGTCAGCCTGCATATCAATCAGGGTGAAATCGTTACCCTGATTGGGGCGAACGGCGCAGGTAAAACCACGCTGCTCGGCACCCTGTGCGGCGATCCGCGTGCCACCAGCGGGCGGATTGTGTTTGATGGCAAAGATATTACCGACTGGCAGACCGCCAAAATCATGCGTGAAGCGGTGGCGATTGTCCCTGAAGGGCGTCGTGTGTTTTCGCGTATGACGGTGGAAGAGAACCTGGCGATGGGCGGCTTCTTTGCCGACCGTGACCAGTTCCAGACCCGTATCAAGCGAGTGTATGAACTCTTCCCACGCCTGTGGGAGCGGCGTATTCAGCGTGCAGGCACCATGTCCGGCGGTGAACAGCAGATGCTGGCGATTGGCCGTGCGCTAATGAGCCAGCCACGTTTGCTGCTGCTTGATGAACCGTCGCTCGGTCTTGCGCCGATCATCATCCAGCAGATTTTCGACACCATCGAACAGCTGCGTAAAGAAGGGATGACCATCTTCCTCGTCGAGCAGAACGCCAATCAGGCGTTGAAACTCGCCGACCGCGGCTACGTGCTGGAGAACGGTCACGTCGTGCTATCCGATACCGGCGATGCGCTGCTGGCCAACGAAGCGGTGCGGAGTGCGTATTTAGGCGGCTAG
- the livG gene encoding high-affinity branched-chain amino acid ABC transporter ATP-binding protein LivG, whose translation MSQPLLSVNGLMMRFGGLLAVNNVNLDLHKKEIVSLIGPNGAGKTTVFNCLTGFYKPTGGTIMLRDQHLEGLPGQQIARMGVVRTFQHVRLFREMTVIENLLVAQHQQLKSGLFSGLLKTPAFRRAQSEALDRAATWLDRIGLLQHANRQASNLAYGDQRRLEIVRCMVTQPEILMLDEPAAGLNPKETKELDELIAELRDHHDTTILLIEHDMKLVMGISDRIYVVNQGTPLANGTPEEIRNNPDVIRAYLGEA comes from the coding sequence ATGAGTCAGCCATTATTATCCGTTAACGGTCTGATGATGCGTTTTGGCGGCCTGCTGGCGGTCAACAACGTGAATCTGGATCTGCACAAAAAAGAGATTGTCTCCCTGATTGGCCCGAACGGCGCGGGGAAAACCACGGTCTTCAACTGCCTGACCGGCTTCTACAAGCCGACGGGCGGCACCATCATGCTGCGCGACCAGCACCTGGAAGGACTGCCGGGTCAGCAGATTGCGCGTATGGGCGTGGTGCGTACCTTCCAGCACGTGCGTCTGTTCCGTGAAATGACGGTGATTGAGAACCTGCTGGTGGCGCAACATCAGCAGCTGAAATCCGGTCTGTTCTCCGGTTTGCTGAAAACGCCAGCCTTCCGTCGCGCACAGAGCGAAGCCCTCGACAGAGCGGCCACCTGGCTTGATCGTATTGGTCTGCTTCAGCACGCTAACCGTCAGGCGAGTAACCTGGCCTACGGTGATCAGCGTCGTCTTGAAATCGTGCGCTGCATGGTGACACAGCCGGAAATCCTGATGCTCGATGAACCGGCGGCCGGTCTGAACCCGAAAGAGACCAAAGAGCTGGACGAGCTGATTGCCGAGCTGCGCGATCATCATGACACCACCATTCTGCTGATTGAGCATGATATGAAGCTGGTGATGGGCATTTCTGACCGTATCTACGTGGTAAACCAGGGCACGCCGCTGGCTAACGGGACGCCGGAAGAGATCCGCAACAACCCGGACGTGATCCGCGCCTATTTAGGTGAAGCATAA
- the livM gene encoding branched chain amino acid ABC transporter permease LivM, with translation MKPMHFAMALLSAAMFFVLAGVFMGVQLELDGTKLVVDTAADIRWQWVFIGTAVVFLFQLLRPVFQKTLKNVSGPKFVLPAIDGSTVKQKLFLVALLVAAVAWPFVVSRGTVDIATLTMIYVILGLGLNVVVGLSGLLVLGYGGFYAIGAYTFALLNHYYGLGFWTCLPLAGLVSAAAGFLLGFPVLRLRGDYLAIVTLGFGEIVRILLLNNTEVTGGPNGISQIPKPTFFGLEFSRTAREGGWDTFSNFFGVKYDPSDRVIWLYLVALLLVVITLFVINRLLRMPLGRAWEALREDEIACRSLGLNPTRIKLTAFTISAAFAGFAGTLFAARQGFVSPESFTFAESAFVLAIVVLGGMGSQFAVILAAILLVVSRELMRDFNEYSMLMLGGLMVLMMIWRPQGLLPMTRPQLKLKNGQAKGEQA, from the coding sequence ATGAAACCGATGCATTTTGCAATGGCGCTGCTCTCTGCCGCCATGTTCTTCGTGCTGGCGGGCGTCTTTATGGGCGTTCAGTTAGAGCTGGATGGCACTAAGCTGGTGGTGGATACCGCCGCCGACATCCGCTGGCAGTGGGTGTTTATCGGCACTGCGGTGGTGTTCCTGTTCCAGCTGCTGCGTCCGGTGTTCCAGAAGACGCTGAAAAACGTCTCTGGCCCGAAATTCGTTCTCCCTGCTATCGATGGCTCAACCGTTAAGCAGAAGTTGTTCCTCGTGGCGCTGCTGGTCGCGGCTGTTGCCTGGCCGTTCGTGGTATCACGCGGTACGGTAGACATTGCCACCCTGACCATGATCTACGTGATTCTGGGCCTGGGTCTGAACGTGGTTGTAGGTTTGTCTGGCCTGCTGGTACTGGGTTACGGCGGTTTCTATGCCATCGGTGCCTACACCTTTGCACTGCTGAACCACTATTACGGCCTGGGCTTCTGGACCTGTTTGCCACTGGCGGGGCTGGTCTCTGCTGCTGCGGGCTTCCTGCTGGGCTTCCCGGTACTGCGCCTGCGCGGTGACTACCTGGCGATTGTGACCTTAGGCTTCGGCGAAATCGTCCGTATCCTGCTGCTTAACAACACCGAAGTAACCGGTGGCCCGAACGGTATCAGCCAGATCCCGAAACCGACCTTCTTTGGCCTGGAATTCAGCCGCACCGCGCGTGAAGGCGGCTGGGATACCTTCAGCAATTTCTTCGGGGTGAAATACGATCCGTCTGACCGTGTCATCTGGCTCTATCTGGTGGCACTGCTGCTGGTAGTGATTACCCTGTTCGTGATTAACCGCCTGCTGCGGATGCCGCTGGGCCGCGCGTGGGAAGCGCTGCGCGAAGATGAGATTGCCTGTCGTTCTCTGGGTCTGAACCCGACCCGTATCAAGCTGACGGCATTTACCATCAGCGCCGCGTTTGCTGGTTTTGCCGGGACGCTGTTTGCTGCGCGTCAGGGCTTTGTCAGCCCGGAATCCTTCACCTTTGCCGAATCCGCCTTCGTGCTGGCGATTGTGGTGCTCGGTGGGATGGGCTCGCAGTTCGCCGTTATCCTTGCCGCCATTCTGCTGGTGGTCTCCCGTGAGCTGATGCGTGACTTTAACGAGTACAGCATGTTGATGCTGGGTGGTTTGATGGTGCTGATGATGATCTGGCGTCCGCAGGGCTTGCTGCCGATGACCCGTCCACAGTTGAAGCTGAAAAACGGGCAAGCGAAAGGAGAGCAGGCATGA
- the livH gene encoding high-affinity branched-chain amino acid ABC transporter permease LivH: MSEQFLYFLQQMFNGVTLGSTYALIAIGYTMVYGIIGMINFAHGEVYMIGSYVSFMIIAALMMMGIDSSWLLVAAGFVGAIVVASAYGWSIERVAYRPVRSSKRLIALISAIGMSIFLQNYVSLTEGSRDVALPSLFNGQWIVGASDNFSASITTMQLVIWIVTFVAMLALTLFIRYSRMGRACRACAEDLKMASLLGINTDRVIALTFVIGAAMAAVAGVLLGQFYGVINPYIGFMAGMKAFTAAVLGGIGSIPGAMIGGLILGVAEALSSAYLSTEYKDVVSFALLILVLLVMPTGILGRPEVEKV, from the coding sequence ATGTCCGAGCAGTTTCTCTATTTCTTGCAGCAGATGTTTAACGGCGTCACGCTGGGAAGCACCTACGCACTGATCGCCATCGGTTATACGATGGTTTACGGCATTATCGGCATGATCAACTTCGCCCACGGCGAGGTGTACATGATCGGCAGTTATGTCTCCTTTATGATTATCGCCGCGCTGATGATGATGGGGATCGACAGCAGCTGGCTGCTGGTTGCCGCCGGGTTCGTGGGGGCGATTGTGGTTGCCAGCGCCTACGGCTGGAGCATTGAGCGTGTGGCTTACCGGCCAGTACGTAGCTCCAAGCGTCTGATTGCGCTGATCTCTGCCATCGGTATGTCCATCTTCCTGCAAAACTACGTCAGCCTGACCGAAGGTTCGCGCGATGTGGCGCTGCCAAGCCTGTTTAACGGCCAGTGGATTGTAGGAGCGAGCGACAACTTCTCTGCGTCTATTACCACCATGCAGCTGGTTATCTGGATCGTCACCTTTGTTGCGATGCTGGCGCTGACCTTGTTCATTCGTTATTCCCGCATGGGGCGCGCCTGCCGTGCCTGCGCTGAAGACCTGAAAATGGCGAGCCTGCTCGGTATCAACACTGACCGCGTGATTGCGCTCACCTTCGTGATTGGTGCGGCGATGGCGGCGGTGGCGGGCGTGCTGCTCGGCCAGTTCTACGGTGTTATCAACCCGTATATCGGTTTTATGGCCGGGATGAAAGCTTTCACCGCAGCGGTACTTGGCGGTATCGGCAGTATTCCTGGTGCGATGATCGGCGGCCTGATCCTTGGCGTGGCTGAAGCACTCTCCTCGGCGTATCTGAGCACTGAATACAAAGATGTGGTGTCGTTTGCCCTGCTGATTCTGGTTCTGCTGGTAATGCCTACCGGTATTCTGGGCCGTCCGGAGGTAGAGAAAGTATGA